Part of the Mycolicibacterium thermoresistibile genome, GAGGTCGGCGAGCTGCTGGTCGAGGCGTTGCAGGCCGAGGAACCGGGCGTCTCGGCCGAGCAGGCGCGGCCGCTGCGGCGGGTGCGCGCGGTGCTGACCGCCGCGGAACGCGCCCACCGCCACGGCGGCGATCCGCGCGAGGTGCTCTGGCAGGCGTGGCACCGCTCCGGGCTGCAGCGGCGCTGGCTGGCCGCGAGTGAACGCGGCGGTGTCGCCGGCGTCCAGGCCGACCGCGATCTCGACGCCGTGACCGCGTTTTTCGACGCGGCCGAACAGTATGTGGCCCGAACCGCCGGGGCGACGTTGCGCGGACTGATCGATCACCTCACCACGTTGGGGCCGGCGGCGCCGGCGCGGGATCAGTCGGCCCGGCGGGATGCCGTGGCGGTGCTCAGCGCACACGCGGCGCTCGATCGCGAGTGGGATCTGGTGGTGATCGCCGGACTGCAGGACGGGTTGTGGCCCAACACCGTTCCGCGCGGTGGGGTGCTCGCCACCCAGCAGTTGGTCGATGTGCTCGACGGGGTCGCCGACGGCTCCGACCCGGTCGTGTCGCGCCGGGCGCCGCTGCTGGCCGAGGAGCGGAGGTTGCTGATCGCGGCCATGGGCCGGGCCCGGTCGCGGCTGCTGGTCACCGCGGTCGACAGCGACGACGGTGACGAGTCGCTGCTGCCGTCGCCGTTCTGCGCGGAACTCGCCGCGCTGGCCACCGAACCCGAAGCGGCCACGCCCGCACCGCTGCCGGCGCCGCGGGTGCTGACGGCCGCCGCCCTGGTCGGACGGCTCCGTTCGGTGGTGTGCGCCGCGCCCGACACCGTCGACGACGAGGTCCGGGCCGGTGCGGCGACACAGCTGGCCCGGCTGGCCGCGGCGGGTGTCCCGGGAGCCGACCCGGCGCAGTGGTACGCCATGACACCGCTGTCCACCGGAGAACCGCTGTGGGACGGGCCCGGACAGTCGGTGACGTTGTCGCCGTCGACGCTGCAGACCCTGGTCGACTGCCCACTGCGCTGGCTGCTGGAACGGCACGGCGGCACCGACGGCCGCGACGTCCGCTCGACGGTCGGCTCGCTGGTGCACGCGCTCGCCGCCGGCCGGTACCGGACCGAGGGGCAGCTGCTGGCCGAACTCGAGCGGGTCTGGGATCAGCTGCCGTTCGAGTCCCGCTGGTACGCCGACAACGAGTTGTCCCGGCACCGGGCGATGCTGCAGACCTTCATGCGGTGGCGGGAGCGAACCCGCCGGGAACTCACCGAGGTGGCCGCCGAGATCGCCGTCGACGGGGTGCTCGTCGACGGCGCCGACACCACACCCGAGATCAGGGTGCGGGGCCGGCTGGACCGCCTGGAACGTGACGCCGACGGCCGTCTCGTCGTGGTGGATCTCAAGACCGGCAAGAGCCCGGTGACCAAGAACGACGCCCAGCGGCACGCCCAGCTGGCGATGTATCAGCTGGCCGTCGCGGCCGGGCTGCTGCCCGCCGGCGACATCCCCGGCGGTGGCCGTCTGGTTTACCTCGGCAGGCCCACCGGCGGCGGGGCCACCGAACGCGAACAGGATCCGCTGACCCCCGAGACCGCGGCCGGGTGGCGCGACACCGTCGCACAGGCCGCCGACGCCACCCGGGGCCCGCGGTTCGCGGCCCGCATCAACGATGGCTGCGCCCACTGCCCGGTGCGGTTCAGTTGTCCGGCGCAGGCCGCGCAGGCCGGATCGGAGCGGCCGTGACCGCGCGTCACAGCCCCGCCGACCTCGCCGAGGCGCTCGGGCTCTTCCCGCCGACCGAGGAACAGGCGGCGGTGATCGCCGCACCGCCCGGCCCGCTGGTGGTGATCGCCGGCGCCGGCGCCGGCAAGACCGAGACGATGGCCGCCCGGGTGGTGTGGCTGGTCGCCAACGGCTATGCCCGCCCCGATCAGGTGCTGGGGCTGACCTTCACCCGCAAGGCCGCCGGCCAGCTGCTGCGCCGGGTGCGGAGCCGGCTGGCGCGGCTGGCCGGCACCGGCCTGGTGCCGGCGAACTCGGCCCCGGACTGGACCACCGAGTCGGTGACCGTCAGCACCTACCACGCCTTCGCCGGCACCTTGCTGCGCGAGCACGGGCTGCTGCTCCCGGTCGAGCCCGACACCCGGCTGATCGGCGAGACCGAACTGTGGCAACTGGCCTACCGGGTGGTGTGCGAGCATCCCGGCCCGCTGGACACCGACAAGACCCCCGCGGCGATCACCGCCATGGTGCTGCGGCTGGCCGGTCAGCTCGCCGAACATCTGGTGGACACCGATCAGCTCCGCGATACCCACGTCGAACTGGAACGGCTGGTGCACACCCTGCCGGCCGGCCCGTACCAGCGCGACCGCGGCCCGAGCCAGTGGCTGCTGAACATGTTGGCCACCCAGACCGAACGCGCCGCGCTGGTACCGCTCATCGACGCGGTACACCGCCGGATGCGCGCCGAGAAGGTGATGGACTTCGGCATGCAGATGGCCGCCGCGGCCCGGCTGGCCTCCGAGCACCCGCAGGTCGGCGCCGCGCTGCGGCAGCGGTTCCGGGTGGTGCTGCTCGACGAATACCAGGACACCGGCCATGCCCAGCGGATCGCGCTGTCGGCGTTGTTCGGCGGCGGTGTCGACGACGACCTCGCGCTGACCGCGGTCGGGGATCCGATCCAGTCCATCTACGGCTGGCGCGGCGCGTCGGCGACCAACCTGCCGCGGTTCGCCACCGACTTCCCGCACTCCGACGGAAGCCCGGCGCCCACCCTGGAACTGCGCACCAGCTGGCGGAACCCGCCGCGCACCCTGCACCTGGCGAACGCGATCTCCGCCGAGGCGCGGCGCCGCTCGGTGGCGGTGCGGGCGCTGCGGCCCCGGCCGGACGCCGAACCGGGCACCATCCGGTGTGCGCTGCTCGATGACGTGCAGTCCGAACGGGAGTGGGTCGCCGAGCAGCTCGCCGCACTGTACCGGCACGCCCGCGACGCCGGGGACACCCCGCCGACGGCCGCGGTGTTGGTGCGCCGCAACGCCGATGCCGCGCCGATGGCGCAGGCGCTCACCGCCCGGGGTGTGCCGGTCGAAGTGGTCGGCCTGGCCGGCCTGCTGGCGGTACCCGAGGTCGCCGACGTCGTGGCGATGCTGCGGCTGGCCGCCGACCCGACCGCGGGCAGCGCCGCGGTGCGCATCCTGACCGGGCCGCGTTGGCGACTCGGTGCCCGCGACCTCACCGCCCTGTGGCGGCGCGCCGTCGAGCTGGGCACCGTCGAGCCCCCGGGGGCTCGCCCCGACACCGACGGTGTCGAGCAGATCCTCGCGGGCATCGGGCCGGACGCCGACGAACCGTGCCTGGCCGACGCCATCTGCGATCCCGGTGATGCCGCTGCCTACTCGGAGGAGGGGTACCGGCGCATCACCGCACTGGCGCAGGAGCTGACCGCGCTGCGCGCGCACCTGCACCATCCGCTGCCCGATCTCATCGCCGAGATCCGCCGGATACTCGGGGTGGACGCCGAGGCGCGGGCCGGCCAACCGGTGGCCGCGGGCTGGGCGGGCACCGAGAACCTCGACGCGTTCGCCGACGTGGTCGCCGAGTTCGCCGTCCGGCCCAACGCGACGGTGCCGGCGCTGCTGGGCTATCTCAGCGCCGCGATGGAGGTGGAGAACGGTCTGGCGCCGGCGGACGTCACGGTCGCCACGGACCGGGTGCAGATCCTCACCGTGCACGCCGCCAAGGGCTTGGAGTGGGAGGTGGTCGCGGTACCGCACCTGAGCCGTCGGGTGTTTCCGTCCACCGCATCCCCGCGCACCTGGCTCACCGACGCGGGGGAGTTGCCGCCACTGCTGCGTGGTGACCGCGCCACCACCTCCGAGCACGGAGTGCCGGTGCTCGACACCGCCGACGTCAACGACCGGAAAGCCCTCAGCGACAAGATCGCCGAGCACAAGAACCGGTTGGCGCAACGCCGCACCGACGAGGAGCGTCGGCTGCTGTACGTGGCCGTCACCCGCGCCGAGGACACGCTGCTCGTCTCCGGACACCATTGGGGGGCAACGGAATCGAAACCCCGCGGGCCGTCCGAGTTCCTCCTGGAGATCAAGGACGTCATCGATCGGTCGGCCGAAGCCGGCGATCCGTGCGGAACCATCGACCTGTGGGCGCCGGAACCGCCGGACGGCACGCCGAACCCCCTGCGTGACAAGGCGTTCGAAGTGCTGTGGCCGGCCCCTCCGGAAAGCCGCGCCGTCGGCCACACCGCCGCCGGCGCGGCGTTGGTCACCGCGGCGATGGCCGGCGAGGTCACCGGCGGTCTGGATCCGGAGGGCTGGGCCGCCGACGTGGACGCCCTGCTGGCCGAACGGGACCGGGCGGCGCGACCCGAACCGGCGCCGCTGCCGGCCCAGCTGTCGGTCAGCTCGCTGGTCGAGCTCGGCCGCGACCCGGCGGCGACAGCGCTGATACACCGGCGGCTGCCGGCGCGCCCGGATCGCAACACCCTGCTCGGTACGGCATTCCACGAGTGGGTGCAGCGGTACTTCCACACCGACGGCCTGTTCGACCTCGACGATCTGCCCGGTGCGGTGGACGTCGAACCCGCCGCGGCGGACGCCGCCGGGCTGGCCGACCTGCAGAACGCGTTCATGACCTCGCCGTGGGCGGCGCGCACCCCGACCGAGGTGGAGGTGCCGTTCGACATGCTCATCGGCGACACCGTGGTGCGGGGTCGCATCGACGCGGTGTTCGCCGACGACGACGGCGGGGCGACCGTGGTGGACTGGAAGACCGGGGAGCCGCCGCGCACCGAGGACGAGATGCGGCAGGCGGCGATTCAGCTCGGGGTGTACCGGATCGCGTGGGCGGCGATGCGCGGGCTGCCCGTCGAATCGGTGCGCGCGGCGTTCCACTACGTCCGCTCCGGTCAGACCGTGCAACCCGATCCGCTGCCGACCGCGGACGATCTGGCCGCGCTGCTCGCAGATGCCGATCAGCGCACCCGGTGAACCCGACCGCTCCCGGGCGCGGGCGCAGGTGTTCGCTGGGATTCGGGTGCCGGACCGGCCATGATTACATTGTGGCGTGCGCACCCCCGGGATACGCGTGAGTTCCCATGACCAAAGGTAGGTTGCGGCGTCGGCTCGCCGCGATCGAACAGGATCTGACTTCCCAGCCCGAGGCGCGGCTCGTGGACATCCTGCGGATCCCGGAGCCGTTCGTCAGCCCCACCCAGCGCATCGTGCGCCGCATCATCTATGCGACGCTGGCGCTGATGGCGGCGGTGGTCATCGTCTACCTGGACCGCGACGGCTACCGCGACGTGCAGGGCAACGAACTGTCTTTCCTGGACTGCCTGTACTACGCGACGGTGTCCCTGTCGACCACCGGGTACGGCGACATCACGCCGGTCACCCCGGAAGCCCGGCTGATCAACGTGCTGGTGATCACGCCACTGCGGGTCGCGTTCCTGATCGTGCTGATCGGCACCACCGTGGAAACGCTGACCAGCCAGTCGCGGGCCGCCCTGAAGATCCAGCGCTGGAGGAGCAGAGTGCGAAACCACACCGTCGTCATCGGTTACGGCACCAAGGGGAAGACGGCCGTCGCCGCGATGGTCGAGGACGAGGTGGCGCCGGCCGACATCGTCGTCGTCGACGACGATCCGACCGCACTGGAACGGGCGCGGGCAGCCGGCCTGGTCACCGTGCACGGCGACGCCACCAAGGCCGAGGTGCTGCGGCTGGCCAGCGTCCAGCACGCCAAATCGATCATCGTGGCCACCGACAACGACGCCAGCGCGGTGCTGGTCACCTTGACCGCCCGCGAGCTGGCGCCCAACGCCAAGATCATCGCGGCGGCCCGGGAATCGGACAATCAGCATCTGCTCAAACAGTCCGGCGCCGACTCCACCGTGGTGTCCTCGGAGACCGCGGGGCGGCTGCTGGGTGTGGCCACCCAGACCCCCAGCGTGGTGGCGATCATCGAGGACCTGCTCACCCCGGACGCCGGCTTCTCCATCGCCGAACGCGAGGTCACCCCGAAGGAGGTGGGCGGCTCACCGCGCCATCTGCAGGACATCGTGTTGGGGGTGGTGCGGGACGGCCACCTGTACCGGGTCGACGAACCCGAGGTCGACGCGGTCGAGGCCGGTGACCGACTGCTCTACATCCGCATCTCGGACGGTGATCGATGACTCGCAGGACCCCGTTCCGGTTGCGGAACACACCGCTGCTCTCACGCGTCGGCGCGGACCGCGCCGACGTGCTGCGCACCGACGTCGAGGCGGCCACCGCCGGCTGGCGGGACGCGCTGCTGCTGCGGGTGGACCGCCGCAATCAGGTGCTGATCGCCGACGGGCAGGTGGTGCTGAACAAGGCCACCGAGATCGGCGACAAACCGCCGGAGGACGCGGTGTTCCTCGGGCGGCTGGGGGACGGGCGGCACGTGTGGGCGGTGCGCGCAGCGCTGGAGCCGCCCGCCGACCGCCCCGACGCGACGGTGCTCGACCTGCGCCGCACCGGGCACATCTTCGACGACGTCAGCGCCCAGCTGGTGGCCACCGCGACCGCGCTGCTGAACTGGCATGACAACGCCAAGTTCAGCGCGATCGACGGCGCCCCGACCAAACCGGTCAACGGCGGCTGGTCCCGGGTGAACCTGGTCAACGGGCACGAGGAATTCCCGCGTATCGACCCGGCGGTGATCTGCCTGGTGCACGACGGGCACGACCGCTGCGTGCTGGCCCGTCAACGGCTCTGGCCGGAGCGGTTCTTCTCGTTGGTCGCCGGATTCGTCGAGGCCGGCGAATCGTTCGAGTCGTGCGTGGTGCGCGAGATCGCCGAGGAGCTCGGGCTCACCGTGACCGACGTCGAGTACCTCGGCAGCCAGCCGTGGCCGTTCCCACGGTCGCTGATGGTGGGCTTCCACGCGGTCGGGGATCCCGATCAGCCGTTCTCCTTCAACGACGGCGAGATCGTCGAGGCCGCCTGGTTCACCCGCGACGAGGTACGGGAAGCCCTGGCGGCGGGGGACTGGAGTAGTGACTCGTCGTCGCGGCTGCTGCTGCCGGGATCGATCTCGATCGCCCGGGAGATCATCGAATCCTGGGCGGAACTCGACTAGCCCGCGAGCTTGGCTGTGCCTGATCAGCCCGCGAGCTTGGCCTTGACTTCCTTGATGCTGGGGTTGGTCAGCGCCGAGCCGTCCGGAAACTTCACCGTCGGCACCGTCTGGTTGCCGTTGTTCACCGACTCCACGAACTGGGCCGCCGCCGGATCCTCCTCGATGTTCACCTCGGTGTAGGGGATGCCCTCGGCCTTCAGCGCGGTCTGCAGCCGCTTGCAGTAGCCGCACCAGGTGGTGGTGTACATGATCAACTCGCCAGCATCAGCACTCATAGCCCGTTCAACGTATCGCATCGGCAGAAGATGCCCGGCCGGCCGGGGCCGGACTGTCCCTGGCCGCTGCCATGATGGTGGCCATGCCGGCAGAGGCTTCATCGTTGCGTGCACGCCTGCTCGACGATCTCGACGACGAACAGCGCGAGGCCGTGACGGCACCCCGCGGGCCGGTGTGTGTGCTCGCCGGGGCCGGCACCGGTAAGACCCGCACCATCACCCGGCGCATCGCCTATCTGGTCGCCGCCGGGCACGTCGCCCCCAGCCAGGTGCTTGCCGTCACCTTCACCCAGCGCGCCGCCGGCGAGATGCGGGGCCGGCTGCGGGCGCTCGACGACGGCGTGGGAACCGGCGCGGTGCAGGCGATGACGTTCCACGCCGCGGCCCGCCGGCAACTGCGGTACTTCTGGCCACAGGTGGTCGGCGACGCGCCCTGGCAGCTGCTGGACAGTAAGTTCTCGGTGGTCGCATCGGCGGCCAACCGGTGCGGGTTGCCGACCGGTACCGACGACGTCCGCGACCTGGCCGGGGAGATCGAGTGGGCCAAGGCCTCGCTCATCACCCCCGAGGACTATCCGAAGGCGGTCGCCGAGGCCGGTCGGGACATCCCGTTCGATGCCGCCAAGGTCGCCGCCGCGTACGCCGGTTACGAGGCGCTGAAGGCCCGCCAGGAGACGGTGCTGCTGGATTTCGACGATCTGCTGTTGCACACCGCGGCGGCGATAGAGAACGAACCCGCGGTCGCCCAGGAGTTCCGGGACCGCTACCGCTGTTTCGTCGTCGACGAATATCAGGACGTCACACCGCTGCAGCAGCGGGTGCTCAACGCCTGGCTGGGGGAGCGCGACGACCTCACCGTGGTCGGCGACGCCAACCAGACCATCTACTCGTTCACCGGGGCCACCCCGCAGTACCTGCTCGACTTCTCCCGGCGGTTCCCCGATGCGACCGTGGTACGGCTGGAACGCGACTACCGGTCCACACCCCAGGTGGTGTCGTTGGCCAACCGGGTCATCGCCACCGCGCGGGGCCGGATGGCCGGCAGCAAGCTGCACCTGGTCGGTCAGCGCCCGCCCGGGCCCCAGCCGACGTTCTCCGAGTATCCCGACGAGGTCGCCGAAGCCACCGCAGTGGCCAAGAACATCGCCCGGCTCATCGAATCCGGCGTCGCGCCGGCGGAGATCGCGGTGCTCTACCGGATCAATGCGCAGTCGGAGGTCTATGAGGAGGCGCTGACCGAGGCCGGCATCGCATTCCAGGTGCGCGGCGGCGAGGGTTTCTTCAGCCGCCAGGAGATCCGGCAGGCGCTGCTGGTGCTGCAACGGGCCGCGGAACGCGCCGGGACCGGAGCCGTCGAGACACCGGCCGGGGCCGAACTCGCCGCCGCGGTCCGGGGTCTGCTGGAACCGCTGGGCCTGACCGCCGAACCGCCCGCGGGCACCCGGGCCCGGGAACGCTGGGAGGCGCTGGCGGCGCTGGCCGATCTGGTCGACGAGGAGGTGGCCACCCAACCGGGTCTGACACTGCCGGGCCTGCTGAACGAACTGCGCCGCCGCGCCGACGCCCGTCACCCACCGGTCGTGCAGGGCGTGACGCTGGCGTCGCTGCACGCCGCGAAGGGCCTGGAATGGGATGCGGTGTTCCTGGTGGGGCTTGCCGACGGCACCCTGCCCATCTCGCACGCGTTGGCACATGGGCCCGAGAGCGAACCGGTGGAGGAGGAGCGACGGCTGCTCTACGTCGGGATCACCCGTGCCCGAGTGCATCTGGCGCTGAGCTGGGCGCTGGCCCGGGCGCCCGGCGGGCGGCAGGGCCGGCGGCCGTCGCGCTTCCTCAACGGAATCGCCCCGAACGTCGGGTCGGCCGGCGACCGGTCCGGCCCGACTCGGCCGCGCCGGCAGCGCGGCGCCACCCCGCGCTGCCGCATCTGCAACGCCGTCCTCACCGCACCGCCGGCGATCATGCTGCGACGGTGCGAGTCGTGCCCCGCCGACATCGACGAGGAACTGCTCGCCGAGTTGAAGGAATGGCGGTCGCGGACGGCCAAGGAGATGAGTGTGCCGGCTTACGTGGTGTTCACCGACAACACCCTGATCGCGATCGCCGAGATGCTGCCCACCGACGACGCGGCGCTGGTGGCGATACCGGGTATCGGCGCGCGAAAGCTGGAACAGTTCGGTCCCGACGTCCTGGCCATGGTGAAAAACCGCAGGTAGAAAATCGGTTGTGCGAGACGGCGCGAGCCTTTAGCCTCTTTTGAGCACGTCATGAGAGGAGGGCCGGCGGCATGTTGAGCAGCATCGCGCGCACCGGTGTAGGCACCTCCGTGCCCGGGTTTGTCGGCTCAGCCTCCGTGCCCGGTTCTGTCGGCTCAGCCTCCGTGGCAGGTTCTGTCGGCTCAGCCTCCGTGGCAGGTTCTGTCGGCTCAGCCTCCGTGGCGCCGATGAACCCTGCCGCCGCAGCCCTCGCCGCCGAGCCGGCCGCCGTGGTGTCGCCGCACCGCATTCGCCGAGCTGCCGCCCCGACTGTCGGGTCCGTGAATCGAGGCGCCATGTAGCCGCCCGAAGAAACGCCATCTGGCCACGGACCGCAGTCACCGGATCCGTGGCCGATTTGTTTTCGCCCCCAAGCGAATACCTGGTCACAGATCCGTTTCGAACGACCGCCGCCGAAACATCGACCAGGAAGCAGGGATACGACGTGTCTGCACTGACATGCCGAAGCGAACAACCCCAACGGCTGGCCCGCCACGTGCTGATGCCGTGCCGTACCGGCGATCCCGATCTGTGGTTCGCCGACGATCCCGCCGACCTCGAACGGGCCAAGGCGCTGTGCGCGCCCTGCCCGGTGCGGCGTCAGTGCCTGGCCGCCGCGCTGGAGCGGCAGGAGCCGTGGGGCGTCTGGGGTGGTGAGATCTTCGACCGCGGATCGATCGTGGCGCGCAAACGGCCACGTGGCCGGCCGCGGAAGAACAGCGATCCGGCCGCCGCGTGACGAACGCGGCGGCCGGTCAGGCCGCTTCCACCGCGAACCCCGGAATCATCTCCAGCGCAAGGGCTTTGACCGGGACTCGGGCATCCAGCTGACAGGAGATGGCGACCACCGAGGCGATCACCCGCATCGGGATCGCCAGGTGGCGGGGCAGATCCATCTGCCGTGCGGTCTTGATCTGCGCGACCGAGCGGTCCATGTCCACGGCGGTGAGACGCTGCAGCCACTTGCGGTTGAAGTGGAACACGTCGACCTCCACCGGTTCGACGTACTGCCGCAGCATCTCGTCGATCTCCCGGATCGACACCTCGCCGCCGGGCTGGATGAACCCGGCCTTCTCCATGGTGGCGATCAGGTTGTCGTAATCCTTCTCCAGCGCGTAGCGCAGCATCAGGCCGAGCTCGATCGGGAAGCCGCCGGGCAGCGGCGCCACCGCACCGAAGTCGATGACGCCCATCCGGCCGTCGGACAGCAGCATGAAGTTGCCCGGATGTGCGTCGCCGTGCATCATCTCCAGCCGGCTCGGCGCGTCATAGGTCAGCTCGGTCAGCCGGGTCGCCATCACATCCCGCTGCTCCTGCGTGCCGTCGCGGATGATCTGCGACATCGGGATGCCGTCGATCCACTCGGCGATCACCACCTTGGGGGCGCTGGCGATCACCTGCGGCACGGCGAAGTGCGGATGGTCCCGGTAGGCCTTGGCGAAGGCGCGCTGGTGGTCGGCCTCCAGCCGGTAGTCCAGTTCCATCTCGGTGCGTTCGATGAGCTCCTCGACGACACCCTCGACATCGGCGCCCGGCGAGAGTTGTTTGAGGATCCCGACCATCCGCTGCATCGTCTTCAGGTCCGCCCGCAGCGCCTCGTCGGCACCCGGGTACTGGATCTTGACCGCGACCTCGCGGCCGTCGGACCAGATCGCCTTGTGCACCTGACCGATGCTGGCCGACGCGACCGGGCGGTCGTCGAAGGACCGGAACCGGTCCCGCCACCTGGTGCCGAGCTGCTGGTCGAGCACCCGGTGCACCCGCGAGGCCGGCAGCGGCGGGGCATCCTTCTGCAGCTTGGTCAGCGCCTCCCGATACGGCTTGCCGTACTGTTCGGGGACGGCGGCCTCCATCACCGACAACGCCTGGCCGACCTTCATCGCGCCGCCCTTGAGTTCACCGAGCACCTGGAACAGCTGCTGGGCCGCCTTGTCCATCAGCTCGGCGTTGACCTCGTCCTTCGACTTCCCGGTCAGCCGTTTGCCGAGGCCGAGCGCCGCCCGGCCGGCCAAGCCGGCGCCCAAACCGGCCAGCTTCGCGTTGCGGGACACGCGCCCGCGCTTGATGTCAGCCACGACACCATCATCCACGACGCCGTCGAAAAGTCGGCAACGAACTGGCAACGGGTGATGTCAACACGAACATGCCGGGTGCCGCGACCAGCGGCGCATCACGATGGAGTGGACCCGGACATCGAACTCCAGCGTGGTGTC contains:
- a CDS encoding macrolide-binding ATPase MABP-1, encoding MDDGVVADIKRGRVSRNAKLAGLGAGLAGRAALGLGKRLTGKSKDEVNAELMDKAAQQLFQVLGELKGGAMKVGQALSVMEAAVPEQYGKPYREALTKLQKDAPPLPASRVHRVLDQQLGTRWRDRFRSFDDRPVASASIGQVHKAIWSDGREVAVKIQYPGADEALRADLKTMQRMVGILKQLSPGADVEGVVEELIERTEMELDYRLEADHQRAFAKAYRDHPHFAVPQVIASAPKVVIAEWIDGIPMSQIIRDGTQEQRDVMATRLTELTYDAPSRLEMMHGDAHPGNFMLLSDGRMGVIDFGAVAPLPGGFPIELGLMLRYALEKDYDNLIATMEKAGFIQPGGEVSIREIDEMLRQYVEPVEVDVFHFNRKWLQRLTAVDMDRSVAQIKTARQMDLPRHLAIPMRVIASVVAISCQLDARVPVKALALEMIPGFAVEAA